The proteins below come from a single Papaver somniferum cultivar HN1 chromosome 11, ASM357369v1, whole genome shotgun sequence genomic window:
- the LOC113324779 gene encoding uncharacterized protein LOC113324779: MRYKPGLKQSESSQFKFRNISVYAEPKNETLVFPDCHRDETDLMTLKYMVYKGLSMDVKEKFNLYWFKEECLPLPLLNNDDFDNFWEDSFVNEDGCICLWMGMKDTVFGTPKTTPKKKTVSKGTTPRRSPRLNSVDKSVEGASRKLSFMDVPMSKHSQASSSGCSQSKATNEVKFVEDVDNIQLENTKEDYILIELMLNQKWMVVY; the protein is encoded by the exons ATGAGGTACAAACCGGGATTGAAACAGTCTGAATCAAG tcagttcaaatttaggaatatcagtgtatatgcggagccaaagaatgagactttggtatttcctgATTGCCATAGAGATGAAACAGACTTGATGACACTTAAGTATATGGTGTATAAGGGTTTGTCTATGGATGTTAAAGAGAAGTTTAATttatattggtttaaggaagaatgtctgccactgccattgttaaacaatgatgattttgataatttttgggAGGATTCTTTTGTAAATGAGGATGGATGTATATGTTTGTGGATGGGGATGAAAGACACAGTGTTTGGGACTCCAAAGACTACACCAAAGAAGAAGACAGTTAGTAAGGGAACCACCCCTAGAAGATCCCCAAGGCTAAATAGTGTGGATAAATCAGTTGAAGGTGCATCAAGAAAGCTGAGTTTCATGGATGTGCCCATGTCCAAACATTCTCAGGCTAGTAGCAGTGGTTGCAGTCAgtcaaaagctacaaatgaagttaagtttgttgaagatgtggacaatattcagctggaaaacaccaaagaagatTACATTTTGATTGAATTAATGCTGAATCAAAAGTGGATGGTTGTTTATTAG